From Sporosarcina sp. Te-1, the proteins below share one genomic window:
- a CDS encoding bifunctional transcriptional activator/DNA repair enzyme AdaA, translating to MTNQNYLSKEMMWKATASCDATYDGVFFYAVKTTGIYCRPSCKSRIPNDKNVTFFWSADDAQRAGYRPCKRCRPDLRFPKYDPLAFILEDTIQLIKTCYKQNISSHDIASNVGVSRFHLNRIFKDRMGCTPRMYMERIRINKAKELLLTTEYNSTQIGYQIGYQSISSFYNAFKRNTGFSPSQFRAIHASNTLNHD from the coding sequence ATGACGAATCAAAATTACCTTTCTAAGGAAATGATGTGGAAAGCAACCGCATCATGTGATGCAACATATGACGGGGTATTCTTTTACGCAGTAAAGACAACAGGGATTTACTGTCGTCCTTCTTGTAAGTCAAGGATTCCTAACGATAAAAATGTTACTTTTTTCTGGTCTGCTGATGATGCTCAAAGAGCAGGCTATAGACCATGTAAAAGATGCAGACCTGATTTAAGATTTCCCAAATATGATCCGCTTGCCTTTATTTTAGAAGATACTATTCAATTGATAAAAACCTGCTATAAACAAAATATTTCCTCACATGATATTGCATCGAATGTGGGAGTTAGTCGCTTTCACCTGAATCGGATTTTTAAAGACCGCATGGGGTGTACCCCGCGTATGTATATGGAAAGAATTAGAATCAATAAAGCAAAAGAATTACTTTTAACAACAGAATATAATAGTACACAGATTGGTTATCAAATAGGTTATCAAAGCATCTCTAGTTTTTATAATGCATTTAAACGAAATACAGGGTTCTCGCCGAGTCAATTCCGCGCTATTCACGCTAGTAATACCTTAAATCATGACTGA